The following proteins come from a genomic window of Candidatus Paceibacterota bacterium:
- a CDS encoding transketolase yields the protein MSLNSEQIKKLELQANQIRQTIIEALVEAKSGHTAGPLDMADIFTYLYFHKLKHNPQKPDWPDRDRLVLSNGHICPVLYATMSHAGYFSVDEFKKTLRKFGTKFQGHPHRDFMPELETSSGPLGSGLSQTVGMALADRVDNGKTSGRQFYCLMSDGELDCGNSWEGAMLAGKEKLQNLTAIVDRNNIQIDGFTEDIMPLNPLADKWRAWNWHVQEIDGHNFVDIDRAIGDAHAVFDKPSVIIANTIASKGVPQFERKFEWHGKPPNKEEGEMALKELRTLGGKIRSEHE from the coding sequence ATGTCGCTTAATAGTGAGCAAATTAAAAAGTTAGAGCTTCAGGCCAACCAAATTCGCCAGACAATTATAGAGGCGTTGGTTGAAGCTAAATCCGGACATACGGCCGGTCCTTTGGATATGGCCGATATTTTTACTTATCTATATTTTCACAAACTCAAACACAATCCTCAAAAACCGGATTGGCCGGATAGAGATCGATTAGTACTCTCCAACGGTCATATTTGTCCGGTGCTTTATGCCACGATGTCGCATGCCGGATATTTTTCAGTTGATGAGTTTAAAAAGACTTTGCGAAAGTTCGGTACCAAGTTTCAAGGTCACCCGCACCGAGATTTTATGCCCGAGCTCGAGACGAGCTCGGGTCCACTCGGTTCTGGTCTTTCCCAAACTGTCGGGATGGCCTTGGCTGATAGGGTTGATAATGGCAAAACTTCCGGTAGGCAGTTTTACTGTTTGATGTCGGACGGCGAGCTTGATTGTGGTAATAGCTGGGAAGGGGCGATGCTGGCCGGTAAGGAAAAATTACAAAATCTGACCGCGATTGTTGATCGAAATAATATTCAAATTGACGGTTTTACGGAAGATATTATGCCCTTGAATCCTCTGGCTGATAAGTGGCGAGCTTGGAATTGGCATGTTCAGGAAATTGACGGACACAATTTTGTCGATATCGACCGGGCGATTGGCGATGCGCACGCGGTTTTTGATAAACCATCGGTGATTATTGCCAATACGATTGCTTCCAAGGGTGTTCCGCAATTTGAACGAAAATTTGAATGGCACGGTAAGCCACCGAATAAGGAGGAGGGGGAAATGGCACTTAAGGAGTTGAGGACCTTGGGAGGGAAGATTAGGAGTGAACATGAGTAG
- a CDS encoding RpiB/LacA/LacB family sugar-phosphate isomerase produces the protein MKIFFGSDHAGFELKQKLIPFVRGLGYEVIDKGPDNLKSDDDYPDFLAPVAREVMNDKASLGIILGGSGQGEAMTANRFVGVRAAVYYGGPLDIIRLSREHNDANVLALGARFMTEEQAKQAVKIWLETPFSRETRHERRIKKIDSAAWGTCVQRDL, from the coding sequence ATGAAAATATTTTTTGGGAGCGATCATGCTGGGTTTGAATTAAAGCAAAAGTTGATTCCTTTTGTTCGGGGTTTGGGCTATGAGGTGATCGATAAAGGTCCGGATAATCTCAAATCTGATGATGATTACCCGGACTTTCTGGCGCCAGTTGCCAGGGAAGTGATGAATGACAAGGCTTCCTTGGGCATTATTTTAGGCGGCTCCGGCCAGGGTGAGGCGATGACTGCTAATCGTTTCGTGGGTGTGCGGGCGGCCGTGTATTATGGCGGGCCACTTGATATAATTAGACTCTCCAGGGAACATAATGATGCCAACGTGCTGGCCCTTGGCGCCAGATTTATGACGGAGGAACAGGCGAAGCAAGCAGTTAAGATTTGGTTGGAGACGCCGTTTAGCCGTGAGACTCGGCACGAGAGGCGAATTAAGAAAATCGACTCCGCTGCCTGGGGCACTTGTGTTCAAAGAGACTTATAG
- a CDS encoding glyceraldehyde 3-phosphate dehydrogenase NAD-binding domain-containing protein, with protein sequence MKKTRVAINGFGRIGRAFFKVAEECKELEVVAINDLGDVNNLAYLLKYDTVYGKSDLEISVTTEGGKSYLKAGKAKALFLSEKDTTRLPWKELDIDVVVESTGLFAGFDKAKFHLDQGAKRVVISAPAKAAHDTNTRMGTNDTNGETVIMGVNEDKLKTCQISSNASCTTNAGAPLIAILDEAIGIEKAILNTVHGYTASQGIVDGPNKKDWREGRAAAQNIVPSTTGAAIATTLAYPALAGKFDGISVRVPVVAGSIVDITFIAKRATSVEEVNSALKAAAKTSRWEKTFAVTEEELVSRDILGDSHASIADLKFTRVVDGNLVKVMAWYDNEMGYTHTLVDHVVMVGKLIN encoded by the coding sequence ATGAAAAAAACTAGAGTGGCGATTAATGGATTCGGGCGGATTGGGCGGGCGTTTTTCAAAGTGGCCGAGGAGTGCAAGGAGCTGGAGGTTGTGGCTATTAATGATTTGGGCGATGTGAATAATCTGGCCTATCTTCTTAAATACGACACGGTTTATGGCAAGAGTGATTTGGAGATTTCTGTTACGACCGAAGGCGGGAAGTCATATTTAAAAGCTGGCAAAGCCAAGGCATTATTTTTGAGCGAGAAAGATACCACCAGACTGCCGTGGAAGGAGCTTGATATTGATGTGGTTGTAGAATCGACGGGTCTTTTTGCGGGTTTTGATAAAGCTAAATTTCATCTTGATCAGGGCGCCAAGCGAGTGGTGATTTCCGCGCCGGCCAAAGCTGCACACGACACTAATACACGAATGGGGACGAATGACACGAATGGGGAAACGGTGATAATGGGTGTGAATGAAGATAAGCTTAAGACTTGCCAGATTAGTTCGAATGCTTCTTGTACGACGAATGCCGGCGCGCCGTTGATTGCAATTCTCGACGAGGCGATTGGAATTGAAAAAGCAATTTTGAATACTGTTCATGGTTATACTGCAAGTCAGGGAATTGTTGATGGGCCAAATAAAAAAGACTGGCGGGAGGGCAGGGCAGCGGCGCAAAATATTGTGCCTTCTACAACCGGTGCTGCGATTGCGACTACTCTTGCATACCCGGCTTTGGCAGGGAAATTTGACGGTATTTCGGTTCGGGTGCCGGTTGTGGCCGGTTCGATTGTTGATATTACTTTTATTGCTAAACGGGCAACTTCGGTCGAGGAAGTTAACTCAGCATTAAAAGCCGCGGCCAAGACTTCACGTTGGGAAAAGACTTTTGCTGTGACGGAGGAAGAATTGGTTTCTCGCGACATTCTCGGCGACAGTCACGCCTCAATCGCTGATTTAAAATTTACTCGCGTTGTCGACGGCAATTTAGTAAAGGTGATGGCTTGGTACGACAATGAGATGGGGTATACGCATACTTTGGTCGACCATGTCGTTATGGTCGGGAAATTGATTAATTAA
- a CDS encoding transposase — MSRNFKISPNEFYHLYNRGTDKRIVFKSKADYSRFIKLLYICNQRGPVRLENMNGQTDSEFFSVSDDTLIDIGAFCLMPNHFHLLIREKTDNGASKFMQKLTTGYTMYFNTRYQRTGALFEGTYKAKHANTDDYLKYLFAYIHLNPIKLLQSDWKEFGINDTGRAEDFLNKYHFSSYSAYTGIDQPKNKIIHKDSFPDYFENSRHFKDFLNHWLKYSLV; from the coding sequence ATGAGCCGTAACTTTAAAATATCTCCTAATGAGTTTTACCACCTTTATAATCGCGGGACTGATAAGCGGATCGTCTTCAAAAGTAAAGCTGACTATTCCAGATTTATAAAACTTCTATACATCTGCAACCAACGAGGACCTGTTCGCCTTGAGAACATGAACGGCCAGACTGACTCAGAATTTTTTTCTGTATCCGATGACACCCTCATAGACATTGGGGCCTTTTGTCTGATGCCTAATCATTTTCACCTACTAATCAGAGAAAAAACTGATAATGGGGCCAGTAAATTTATGCAAAAACTTACCACTGGATACACTATGTACTTCAATACAAGATACCAGAGAACCGGGGCTTTATTTGAAGGTACATACAAAGCCAAGCATGCAAATACGGATGACTATCTGAAATATCTATTCGCTTATATCCACCTAAATCCAATTAAACTTCTTCAGTCAGACTGGAAAGAGTTTGGTATAAACGACACAGGGAGGGCTGAAGACTTCCTCAACAAATACCACTTCTCAAGCTATTCTGCATACACTGGAATTGATCAGCCAAAAAATAAAATAATTCATAAAGATTCATTCCCGGATTACTTTGAGAATAGCCGGCATTTTAAAGATTTTCTAAACCACTGGTTAAAATACAGCCTTGTATAG
- a CDS encoding LamG domain-containing protein: protein MLKRYFEIKNREGRKTENLFQQGLVSVRIFDDLSVPKGSTLNREKGRTSEVGFKGRSSALRGAILVLGIIFFLFLSYYPLLTTNYQLVEASTIKPPIINLGLVGHWTFDGNKVVNGAILDSSTSGNSGSPVNIATSTFYTRGQVGQAVTFDGSSNYINLGRPTALTNLVSSNFTMSLWFKVNGMTVGNRPCMFGWGYDNTVVGFDFGFNNWGSGPAEGTGQLGFVTYTNGGFPSGAYSTTDYNLSANQNKWVHAVVTWDGADYKMYIDGVDQTNAYGTQTQGILNSGSNIAIGAKFHPTIQSYFDGSVDDVRAYSRVLTLPEITRLYNIGRSIKVATTQSTGSVANGLIGHWTLDGKNITNGRIDDASGTGNHGNVFNIASSTFYTRGVLGQAGNFDGTNDYINKNNPYASSIFGTTGFTVSAWAQLPLNLNNAATYTVACGMSSAANTNCAAGGLYIVDGAAYNQVNFVVYDGAYKTAQNSGASALVPDSTVWHHYVGVVDKANSLLRIYVDGVELTTTSYNPAGSFLNPALFDIGRKPTPASYLKGQMDDVRIYNRTLTTAEITRLYALGSPSRVDTTQSTGSLSSGLVGHWSFDGKNIVNGAAIDSSGSGHNGYPTNIATTTFYTIGKIGQGVYFDGTNDYVSVADVASLNPTNVSMAAWVKTSTAGGYIIAKDATVGPSAPGTATGSFGYGDGNNIKVDDSAYVISDSSLSSMDLYLVVGGVQEWNVRSVTIPAIEGYVSAGGSSDLWNTTLTPAQVNASNFGIMIYDGSSMSMEISSFGFSVPVGSTIDGVLAEVKGVMAYNNGPGFDTPNLNYARVTVYYTEPGKTNVPYAMSTTNGGQFLIKNGATTYTVDSSVSVNDGNWHHMASTYDGTTMRVYVDGVQTGSGTSFSGNLPTEAGNVRIGADYNITPSGFFRGSMDDVYVYNRALTASEVQKLYNLGR from the coding sequence ATGTTGAAAAGATATTTTGAGATTAAAAACAGGGAAGGGAGAAAAACCGAAAACTTGTTTCAGCAAGGTTTAGTCTCGGTGCGAATTTTTGATGACCTCTCTGTCCCGAAAGGTTCGACCTTGAATCGGGAAAAAGGTCGAACCTCAGAGGTTGGTTTTAAAGGTCGTTCCTCAGCCTTGAGAGGTGCGATTTTGGTTCTCGGCATTATCTTTTTCCTCTTTCTCTCTTACTACCCACTACTCACTACTAACTACCAACTAGTAGAGGCTTCCACCATCAAACCACCCATCATCAACCTTGGCCTCGTTGGTCACTGGACTTTTGACGGCAATAAGGTCGTCAACGGGGCAATTTTGGACTCTTCCACTAGTGGCAACAGTGGTTCGCCGGTTAATATCGCCACTTCGACTTTCTATACTCGCGGTCAGGTGGGCCAGGCTGTCACCTTCGATGGTTCTAGTAATTATATAAATTTGGGACGACCGACCGCCCTGACGAATTTGGTCAGTAGTAATTTTACTATGTCCTTGTGGTTCAAAGTTAATGGCATGACTGTCGGTAATCGTCCATGTATGTTTGGGTGGGGTTATGATAACACTGTGGTTGGTTTTGATTTCGGTTTCAACAATTGGGGTTCTGGCCCTGCTGAGGGTACGGGACAGTTGGGTTTCGTGACTTACACCAATGGCGGTTTTCCGTCCGGAGCCTATTCTACAACCGACTACAACCTTTCTGCCAATCAAAATAAATGGGTTCACGCTGTTGTGACTTGGGATGGGGCAGACTATAAAATGTATATCGACGGAGTTGACCAGACTAATGCCTACGGGACACAAACCCAAGGTATTCTAAATAGTGGATCTAATATTGCCATTGGTGCCAAATTTCATCCGACAATCCAGTCTTATTTCGATGGCTCGGTAGACGATGTTCGTGCCTATAGCAGGGTTCTTACTCTGCCTGAAATCACCCGCCTTTATAACATAGGTCGATCCATCAAGGTCGCTACTACCCAATCCACCGGTTCGGTTGCAAACGGTTTAATCGGCCACTGGACATTGGATGGCAAAAACATCACCAACGGTCGGATTGACGACGCTTCCGGTACCGGCAATCATGGTAATGTTTTCAATATTGCCAGCTCCACCTTCTATACTCGTGGCGTTCTTGGTCAGGCGGGGAATTTTGATGGCACGAATGATTATATCAATAAAAATAATCCTTACGCGTCAAGTATTTTTGGGACAACTGGATTCACGGTCTCCGCTTGGGCGCAGTTGCCTCTGAATTTGAATAATGCCGCGACTTACACGGTTGCTTGTGGTATGAGTAGCGCCGCTAATACAAATTGCGCCGCCGGCGGACTCTATATTGTTGATGGTGCCGCATATAATCAGGTAAATTTTGTTGTTTATGACGGAGCGTATAAGACCGCGCAGAACTCGGGAGCTAGTGCGCTTGTCCCTGACAGCACAGTTTGGCATCACTATGTGGGGGTGGTTGATAAAGCCAATTCACTTCTTCGAATATATGTGGATGGTGTGGAATTGACAACTACCTCATATAATCCTGCCGGTTCATTCCTTAATCCGGCTCTGTTCGATATTGGAAGAAAGCCGACTCCCGCTTCTTATCTCAAAGGTCAGATGGATGATGTCCGCATCTATAATCGCACCCTCACCACTGCCGAAATCACTAGGCTCTATGCTTTGGGTTCGCCAAGTCGTGTTGACACCACTCAGTCCACCGGCTCGCTCTCTTCTGGTCTCGTGGGTCATTGGAGTTTTGATGGAAAGAATATCGTAAATGGCGCAGCTATCGACTCTTCCGGTAGTGGTCATAACGGCTATCCGACAAACATTGCCACCACAACTTTTTACACTATAGGGAAAATCGGTCAAGGGGTTTATTTTGATGGTACAAATGATTATGTGAGTGTCGCCGATGTAGCGTCTCTAAATCCAACCAATGTCAGTATGGCAGCTTGGGTGAAAACTTCAACTGCGGGGGGTTATATTATTGCCAAAGATGCGACGGTTGGGCCGAGTGCGCCTGGAACTGCTACTGGAAGTTTTGGTTATGGTGATGGTAATAATATTAAGGTTGACGACAGTGCCTATGTTATCTCTGACTCGTCTCTTAGTTCCATGGATCTGTATTTAGTGGTTGGTGGAGTTCAGGAGTGGAATGTTAGAAGTGTCACGATACCTGCAATAGAGGGCTATGTTTCTGCAGGGGGCAGTAGTGATTTGTGGAATACCACTTTAACCCCAGCGCAAGTCAATGCGAGCAATTTTGGTATTATGATCTACGATGGTAGCTCTATGTCAATGGAGATTAGTAGTTTTGGTTTTTCCGTTCCCGTTGGCTCCACCATAGATGGTGTCTTAGCGGAAGTAAAGGGGGTAATGGCTTACAACAATGGCCCTGGTTTCGATACTCCAAATCTCAATTACGCCAGAGTTACTGTCTACTATACCGAACCTGGTAAAACCAACGTCCCCTATGCCATGAGTACAACAAACGGGGGGCAATTCCTTATTAAGAATGGTGCGACAACCTATACCGTCGACAGTTCCGTCAGTGTTAATGATGGCAACTGGCATCATATGGCTAGTACTTATGATGGCACAACGATGAGAGTCTATGTTGACGGGGTCCAAACCGGTTCCGGTACCAGTTTCTCCGGCAATTTGCCAACTGAAGCTGGCAATGTTCGCATTGGTGCTGATTACAACATTACTCCCAGCGGGTTTTTCAGAGGTTCAATGGATGATGTCTATGTTTACAATCGGGCTCTCACTGCGAGTGAAGTCCAGAAGCTCTATAATCTAGGACGGTAA
- a CDS encoding LamG domain-containing protein, with amino-acid sequence MIQELKINNRKSEVSAENSRRIFGFFSFPKGRTLNLKKGSTLVLFLFLLFFSYYPLPTTNYELAEASTLKAPPSALGLVGYWPLNEGSGTIAGDASGNGNTGTLTNGPTWTTGKRGNAVSFDGTNDYVSTSFTPAITTSTFSYWFKPTIVDTNYRAIVQLQNGVPFYGTLFHNGTMEVWSSGDSLLPGLTVSGLTANNWYHYVLVRQGNSITGGVKVYLNGVLQTSANSGTGAEPSALLVIGDQSRFSRYFAGSIDDVRIYNRALSASEINTLYHSGEVKLGATQSTGSLSTGLVGHWTFDGKNITNGRINDVSGQGNHGYAQNIATSTFYVSGQLGQAGNFDGVNDSIIISDANSLDISNSFGISFWFKPSDLSQSQTYLLGKLTNAGGDNAYGVIWEYANNKVQFYSNTTDPGYPAASTDISISDTNWHHIIYNYDGTTFRGYLDGVSAITPVTTSFSLGASTGQLLLADFDNTAGENFKGYLDDIRIYSRSLTTAEIARLYAMGRPTVVKRMDPYASNTSLLLHMNEEDGSTRFVDSSINRKTVSVAGNTQIDTAQSKFGGASGLFDGTGDSLAINSSSDYAFGTGDFTVEFWLKSTDTAGNLITETDSSTNYWATLLFGGSFYWQKSYNASNLYSLSASAILDGNWHHVAASRTGTSHRLFFDGVQQGATVTDSTDYSHASVLTIGTGANGSYAGWLDDIRITKGVARYTSNFTPPTRQFSD; translated from the coding sequence ATGATTCAAGAGCTAAAAATTAACAATCGAAAAAGTGAAGTATCAGCCGAAAATTCGCGGCGAATTTTCGGCTTCTTCTCATTCCCTAAAGGTCGAACCTTAAATCTTAAAAAAGGTTCGACCTTGGTTCTGTTCCTCTTTCTCCTTTTCTTCTCTTACTACCCACTACCCACTACTAACTACGAACTAGCTGAAGCCTCCACCCTGAAAGCTCCTCCTTCCGCTCTCGGCCTCGTCGGCTATTGGCCACTAAACGAAGGTTCGGGAACGATTGCTGGTGATGCCTCGGGGAATGGCAACACCGGAACTCTCACAAATGGTCCAACTTGGACTACGGGCAAACGTGGTAATGCTGTGAGTTTTGATGGGACGAATGATTATGTGAGTACCAGTTTTACTCCGGCGATCACCACCTCGACGTTTTCTTATTGGTTTAAGCCAACAATTGTTGATACAAATTATCGAGCAATTGTTCAACTTCAAAACGGTGTCCCTTTTTACGGAACCCTTTTTCACAATGGCACTATGGAAGTTTGGTCAAGTGGTGACAGCCTCCTTCCTGGGCTGACTGTTTCAGGCTTGACTGCTAATAATTGGTATCATTACGTTTTGGTGCGGCAAGGTAACTCTATCACTGGGGGTGTAAAAGTTTACCTAAACGGTGTTTTGCAGACCTCAGCTAATAGTGGTACTGGGGCTGAACCGAGTGCGTTATTAGTGATCGGCGATCAAAGTAGATTTTCGAGATATTTTGCTGGTTCCATAGACGACGTTCGCATCTACAACCGCGCGTTGTCGGCTTCCGAAATCAACACTCTCTACCACTCCGGCGAAGTCAAACTTGGCGCTACTCAATCCACCGGCTCGCTCTCAACTGGCCTCGTCGGCCATTGGACATTCGATGGCAAAAATATTACGAACGGCCGAATCAATGATGTCTCAGGGCAGGGAAACCACGGCTACGCTCAAAACATCGCCACCTCAACTTTCTATGTCTCCGGCCAACTCGGTCAAGCCGGGAATTTTGATGGGGTGAATGATAGTATAATAATCTCTGATGCAAATTCTCTAGATATTTCAAATAGTTTCGGCATATCCTTTTGGTTCAAGCCGTCCGATTTGTCACAATCGCAAACATATTTATTGGGTAAATTGACAAATGCTGGAGGGGACAATGCTTACGGCGTTATTTGGGAATATGCAAACAATAAAGTTCAATTTTATTCGAATACTACAGACCCTGGATACCCCGCTGCAAGTACTGATATATCGATTTCTGATACCAACTGGCATCATATAATTTATAATTATGACGGCACAACTTTCAGGGGTTATCTCGACGGTGTTTCTGCTATTACGCCAGTAACTACCAGTTTTTCTCTTGGTGCTAGTACAGGACAATTGCTGTTGGCTGATTTTGACAACACAGCTGGAGAGAACTTTAAAGGATATTTAGACGACATCCGTATCTACTCCCGATCTCTTACAACCGCCGAAATCGCCCGACTATACGCCATGGGCCGGCCGACGGTGGTGAAAAGAATGGACCCGTATGCCAGCAATACTTCGCTCTTGCTCCACATGAACGAGGAGGACGGCTCAACCCGTTTTGTCGATTCGAGCATCAACAGGAAAACTGTTTCAGTTGCCGGTAATACGCAAATCGATACGGCCCAATCAAAATTTGGGGGAGCCAGTGGTTTATTTGACGGTACAGGTGATTCTCTAGCCATCAACTCTTCATCAGATTATGCGTTTGGAACCGGAGACTTTACAGTTGAATTTTGGTTGAAATCTACCGATACTGCTGGCAATCTGATTACCGAAACAGATAGTTCGACAAATTATTGGGCGACATTGCTCTTCGGCGGTTCATTTTATTGGCAGAAATCTTATAATGCCAGCAACCTTTATTCTCTAAGTGCTTCAGCTATTTTGGATGGGAATTGGCACCATGTCGCAGCTTCTCGTACCGGAACCAGTCACAGACTTTTTTTTGACGGGGTGCAACAAGGCGCCACAGTGACGGATAGCACTGACTATAGTCATGCCTCTGTTTTGACGATCGGTACTGGAGCCAACGGTTCTTATGCCGGCTGGCTTGATGACATCAGAATTACCAAAGGTGTTGCCCGTTATACTTCAAACTTTACGCCACCAACCAGACAGTTTTCGGATTAG